The Leptospira mtsangambouensis sequence ACTGGGTTTGGAATCTAAAAACGAATACGGTACAGTTTGTCCTTTGGTTCGCTCCAATTCTTCTTGAAACTGGTTCCATTCGTCAGCCCTCGTTCCAAGTTCTGATTCCATCCTTGGAGTTATGTCTTCTATGAGTAAGTAGTCTTCCGGTTGGATTGGACCACCTGGATACATGTATTTGGTTTGGATGCGAATCAGTTTGTATCCCAAAATGTTTAAAGACATTCCTTCGGCCACTTGTCTGTGGAAATACAAAGACCGCATAACGTCTTGTTTGATCGAACCGATGGGTCGGAAATCCCAAAGGATCCATCCCTCTCGTTCGTTGTCGTATTCTAAATATTCAACGGTGGATACAAATTCCTTAAATCGAAGATGGGCATGGAAAATTGATTTTTTTTCCAAAATTAGTTTTTCAGTTTTTTGGAAACTTTCTTCTTTCTCTAGTGTTTTATCGATAGAAGTTACATTGCTAAACTGGTCTCTACAAAGTTTTAAAAAATCGTTCCATTCCAAATAACCGCCGTAAGATGCCGAGGAAGGTTTTGGAACAATTCCATCTTTTACCAAATGGAAAGCATTGTTGCATCTTAAGTATTGTAAATACTGAGATTTGGTGATGGAGTTCGACTTTTGATCAAACAAACTGATACAAATCTTCCCAATGTTTTGTGTAAGATTGGAAGGTTTTTTTCCAATCTTCTGAAGTAACAACAAGAGCTTCTGGAGAAAGGACAAAAAATTGGAACAAAGCATTTTGATTTGTGGTTTTGACTCGGTATTCGTTTTCTACTTTTTCAAAATTTGCCCCTTCTAAAAACAACTTCCAACGATCTTCATATTCAGGATGGATTTGTATGGGGATTTCAATTTCTGGATGTTTGGAAAGTAACAAAGGATGAAAATTTAAATCTTCTTTTGTGATTTTAAGATTGGAATGGAATTCTTCTTTGGATTCTTTTTTGACTGTGATTTTGGGAAGAATGAATCTTCGTAAGGATTTTTTTCCACGATCATAAGCAAGTAAGTAGAAGTCGGTTGTATTTTTTCGAACGAGCCTGTAAGGTTCTATGGTTCTTTCTTTTTCCTCAAAACCGTATTGGATGGTGAGCGCTCTTTTGTCTTTGATTGCTTGTAAGATTTTTTCTGTATGTGATGAGTCTGGCGTAACTTCTGTTTCTATATTTTCTTTTGGCTGTTTTGCAAATTTAGGAATGAGATCCAAATGATGGGAAAATAACTTTTGAGAAAGGCTAATCCCTTCTTGACTAGGTTCTGTTGCAAACAAAACCCTAGAAAGATATTCTAACTCTTCTTTGGTGAACTTTAGTGTGCGGTCAATGGATTCTTTTTCTAAATAATAAGGAAAATAGTCTTCTGATTGGTAACCAAACTGAGCCACTTTGATATTGAATCCAAGGGTCTTTAGTTGGTTTAAATCTCTGTAAAGTTTTTTACGGTCTGATTCAATGTCCTCATTTTTGTAGAACCGAGGCATAATATTACGAAATTTTTGGAAACTGATTCCTTTGGGTTCACGGAGTAGATTGAAAAGCAAAGCGAAGAGACGAACTTCCGTCTCATTCATTTTTTTCACTTCGATCATTGGAAAGTCTTCAAAAGAAGTCATATCTTCCCAAATTGTTTGTTTTTTTGATTCCGAAAAGTAGAAAATGAAAAAAACTGGAAAAGAATGCGAACTATAGGACTCCTCATTAGCCTCTCTTTTTTTCTACAATGTGCCACATATTGGAAAAATCGTAAAAATGATTTCCAAGACATTGTAACCGTTGGCGCGGAAACTCCCATGTATGGAGCTGCATTGAAAGTAGGACCTTTGCCCATTGGATTTGTTTTCCAAGGTGGAGAATCTGAGATGGGGAAAAAAGATTTGGGTCGTGGATTAGGGCTTCGGGGCGGGCAATTTGGCACTTACCATTCTCAACAGCTCGTCTTTGGTATATTAGGTGGTGAAAGTTTTCATTCTGGATTACCTCTTTTGGATGCCAAAGGGAATTGGCTTGTGGATAAAAAAGGAATCCCTCTCACGAGCGATGAACGTGCCAATGTAAAAAGTTATAAAATGCGTTATTACTCTTATATTTATGATCCTGTCAAAGATCGTAAGAGAAGAAAAAAGGAACATTTCCGTCGTGAGTTAACAAAAGACATTGTGGCATCCACGGGC is a genomic window containing:
- a CDS encoding helix-turn-helix transcriptional regulator, with the translated sequence MTSFEDFPMIEVKKMNETEVRLFALLFNLLREPKGISFQKFRNIMPRFYKNEDIESDRKKLYRDLNQLKTLGFNIKVAQFGYQSEDYFPYYLEKESIDRTLKFTKEELEYLSRVLFATEPSQEGISLSQKLFSHHLDLIPKFAKQPKENIETEVTPDSSHTEKILQAIKDKRALTIQYGFEEKERTIEPYRLVRKNTTDFYLLAYDRGKKSLRRFILPKITVKKESKEEFHSNLKITKEDLNFHPLLLSKHPEIEIPIQIHPEYEDRWKLFLEGANFEKVENEYRVKTTNQNALFQFFVLSPEALVVTSEDWKKTFQSYTKHWEDLYQFV
- a CDS encoding LIC13411 family adhesin — its product is MRTIGLLISLSFFLQCATYWKNRKNDFQDIVTVGAETPMYGAALKVGPLPIGFVFQGGESEMGKKDLGRGLGLRGGQFGTYHSQQLVFGILGGESFHSGLPLLDAKGNWLVDKKGIPLTSDERANVKSYKMRYYSYIYDPVKDRKRRKKEHFRRELTKDIVASTGQKEFLVYLPEEDLKPFGYPPGYSWNVEVTAGVYGGARLGFNVAEAFDFLLGFTTVDLLDDDVEGKVKPSFPGFPFPAPTEAETDSESVE